The proteins below come from a single Sander vitreus isolate 19-12246 chromosome 15, sanVit1, whole genome shotgun sequence genomic window:
- the rundc1 gene encoding RUN domain-containing protein 1, producing MSTEELSASDSEAAFAGAGVRWAPVGAVASPEDESGSGSAGQPKQRGSSSATDEEMAARLEKLEEEQDLLNSSLLALTSHFAQVQFRLKQIVHAQTEEKERMLAELEEFAFRGCPHVVGCRAQDAKQLENSSEREKRERLEAQREKQKDLIFQLKTQLDDLERYAYQEGSYDSLPQSVVMERQKVIIDELIKKLDVNLNEDIGNMSPEELRQRVDAAIAQIVNPARVKEQLVDQLKTQIRDLEMFINFIQDEVGNPLLPDGHSQQPQATGANARTPGVKKKVDSEQAHRMRETGLQLIQKALAVLQIFAASQFGCAPGHLPQNTWSQESMQQDYGPLLQRLEAAVDKVRVLGSCRQPSLEHVVNYTSNSALGPRDELTSSVRKELAVALKDLLAHGLFSPSQTMSLVLAPISCLLPYRPAPQNMHPWELFVKFYHSKNGKAFVETPARQLSQSFSLPVGGGPVTVTPKQSLLWAIHNVLKEHGRYKRGPDTEFKALVCMALNEQRLVSWLNLLCKSGTLIHPHYQCWSYMAQTGFEGALRILGRISHLKFNLPVDLAVRQLKNIKDAF from the exons ATGTCCACAGAGGAGCTGTCAGCCTCGGACAGCGAGGCTGCCTTCGCCGGCGCAGGGGTGCGATGGGCACCGGTAGGCGCTGTGGCCAGTCCCGAGGATGAGAGCGGGAGCGGGAGCGCTGGCCAGCCGAAGCAGAGAGGCTCGTCCTCGGCCACTGATGAGGAAATGGCCGCCAGGCTGGAGAAACTGGAAGAGGAGCAGGACTTGCTGAACTCCTCTCTCCTTGCCCTCACCTCACACTTTGCCCAGGTTCAGTTCCGACTGAAGCAGATAGTTCACGCCCAGAccgaggagaaggagaggatgCTGGCCGAGCTGGAGGAGTTCGCTTTCAGGGGCTGCCCGCATGTAGTGGGCTGCCGAGCTCAGGATGCCAAACAGCTGGAGAACTCG agtgagagggagaagagggagCGCCTGGAGGCTCAGAGGGAAAAACAGAAGGATCTCATTTTTCAACTGAAGACACAGCTGGATGATCTGGAGCGCTACGCCTATCAGGAGGGCAGCTACGACTCGCTGCCGCAGTCTGTCGTCATGGAGAGACAGAAG GTCATCATTGACGAGTTGATCAAAAAGCTGGATGTGAACCTGAACGAGGACATCGGGAACATGTCGCCCGAGGAGCTGAGACAGAGAGTGGACGCTGCCATTGCTCAGATAGTGAACCCAGCCAGGGTCAAAGAGCAGCTGGTGGATCAGCTCAAAACCCAGATCAGAGACCTGGAGATGTTCATCAACTTCATCCAGG ATGAGGTGGGGAACCCTCTCTTACCAGATGGACACAGCCAGCAGCCACAAGCAACAGGGGCCAATGCCAGAACTCCAGGAGTGAAGAAGAAAG TGGACTCAGAGCAGGCCCATAGGATGCGAGAGACCGGCCTGCAGCTGATCCAGAAGGCCCTCGCCGTGCTGCAGATCTTCGCTGCCAGCCAGTTTGGCTGCGCGCCGGGCCACCTTCCTCAGAACACGTGGTCTCAGGAGTCGATGCAGCAGGACTACGGGCCCCTGCTGCAGCGTCTGGAGGCAGCTGTGGACAAGGTGCGAGTGCTGGGCTCGTGCAGACAGCCATCCCTCGAACACGTCGTCAACTACACCAGCAACTCGGCGCTGGGACCTCGAGACGAGCTGACGTCGTCGGTGAGGAAGGAGCTGGCGGTCGCTCTGAAAGACTTGTTGGCTCACGgcctcttctccccctcccaGACCATGAGCCTGGTGCTGGCCCCCATTTCCTGCCTGCTGCCTTACAGACCAGCCCCACAGAACATGCACCCATGGGAACTCTTTGTTAAGTTCTACCACTCCAAAAACGGGAAAGCATTTGTGGAGACACCGGCCCGCCAGCTTTCACAGTCCTTCAGCCTGCCTGTAGGGGGCGGCCCGGTGACCGTCACCCCAAAACAGTCTCTGCTGTGGGCCATTCACAACGTGCTGAAGGAGCACGGGCGCTACAAACGAGGGCCAGACACCGAGTTCAAAGCGCTGGTGTGCATGGCTCTGAACGAGCAGCGGCTGGTGTCGTGGCTCAACCTGCTGTGCAAGTCTGGTACTCTGATACACCCGCACTACCAGTGCTGGAGCTACATGGCCCAGACCGGCTTCGAAGGAGCCCTGCGAATCCTGGGCCGCATCAGCCACCTCAAATTCAACCTCCCGGTGGACCTGGCTGTTCGGCAGCTGAAGAACATTAAGGATGCTTTCTGA
- the rpl27 gene encoding large ribosomal subunit protein eL27: MGKFMKPGKVVMVLAGRYAGRKAVIVKNIDDGTTDRPYSHALVAGIDRYPRKVTTTMGKKKIAKRSKIKAFVKVFNYNHLMPTRYSVDIPLDKTVVNKDVFRDPALKRKARREAKVKFEERYKTGKNKWFFQKLRF; this comes from the exons ATGGGCAAGTTCATGAAACCTGGGAAGGTGGTGATGGTCCTAGCTGGACGCTACGCCGGGCGCAAGGCTGTCATCGTCAAG AACATTGATGATGGCACAACCGACCGTCCTTACAGCCACGCTCTGGTCGCAGGCATCGACCGCTATCCCCGTAAGGTGACCACAACCATGGGCAAAAAGAAGATTGCCAAGAGGTCCAAGATCAAGGCCTTCGTCAAGGTGTTCAACTACAACCACCTCATGCCCACCAG ATACTCTGTGGATATTCCTCTGGACAAAACTGTTGTGAACAAGGATGTCTTCAGGGATCCTGCTCTCAAGCGCAAAGCCAGGCGGGAGGCCAAGGTCAAGTTTGAGGAGAG GTACAAGACGGGCAAGAACAAGTGGTTTTTCCAGAAGCTCAGATTCTAA
- the ifi35 gene encoding interferon-induced 35 kDa protein yields MSSDEDFSLVLADPQPLENTLEGIKALITNYKKKHEQLIQEQQELAASRDDRRDMTEKCKQRSIKLAQDLKEDQRSYKEQIENEKAKLNSMKQEESELMKEIQKVEEALKEEEAKKDHLKQQSEVFTAVPEKEVVFTGSTESEADAQTFEMKPRVVYPMEGGTALVTFEEEVVARKILDMKKHQVDLGGGCSITVEARPVHLMLPRLVEIDSEVSPQHILISNLPKMDTETLLNKLEIHFSKSKHGGGEVENCEMLPDSGTVVLTFVDKHIARGLTDTEYHDVKLQQKTHRVRVTPFLNGKITNLKTKMSACPRTVLLTGIPNVMEHETLQDLLEIHFQKSSNGGGEIEAFLYNLLGQHTSALFEGISSDKKEE; encoded by the exons ATGTCTTCAGATGAG GATTTCTCTCTGGTGTTGGCAGACCCACAGCCATTAGAGAACACCTTGGAGGGAATAAAGGCTTTAATCACCAACTACAAG AAAAAGCATGAACAGCTGATCcaggagcagcaggagctgGCCGCCAGCAGAGACGACCGGCGGGACATGACCGAGAAGTGCAAGCAACGCTCCATCAAACTGGCCCAGGATCTGAAAGAGGACCAGCGCTCATACAAAGAGCAGATTGAAAATGAAAAG GCGAAGCTGAACTCGATGAAGCAGGAGGAGAGCGAACTGATGAAGGAGATCCAAAAGGTGGAGGAAGCTCTGAAGGAGGAAGAGGCTAAAAAAGACCACCTGAAACAGCAGAGTGAA GTGTTCACAGCTGTACCAGAGAAGGAGGTCGTCTTCACCGGCTCGACAGAAAGCGAAGCCGACGcacaaacatttgaaatgaagCCACGAGTAGTTTACCCGATGGAGGGCGGGACGGCACTGGTTACATTTGAGGAAGAAGTCG TGGCCAGGAAGATCCTGGACATGAAGAAGCATCAGGTGGATCTGGGAGGAGGGTGCAGCATCACTGTGGAGGCCCGGCCCGTTCATCTGATGCTGCCCAGGCTGGTGGAG ATAGACTCTGAGGTGAGTCCTCAGCACATACTAATCTCCAACCTGCCCAAGATGGACACCGAGACTCTGCTGAACAAGCTGGAGATCCACTTCTCGAAGAGTAAACACGGAGGCGGAGAGGTGGAGAACTGTGAAATGCTGCCTGACTCTGGGACTGTGGTCCTCACATTTGTGGATAAACACA TTGCCAGAGGTTTGACAGATACAGAGTACCATGATGTGAAGCTACAACAGAAGACGCACAGAGTGAGGGTGACTCCTTTTCTCAACGGAAAGATTACGAACTTAAAG ACCAAGATGTCGGCGTGTCCTCGGACGGTGCTGCTGACGGGAATTCCCAACGTCATGGAGCATGAGACCCTGCAGGATCTGCTGGAAATCCACTTCCAGAAAAGCAGCAACGGCGGAGGAGAGATCGAAGCCTTCCTCTACAACCTGCTGGGTCAGCACACATCAGCCCTGTTTGAGGGCATCTCCTCAGACAAAAAGGAAGAGTAG